In Mercurialis annua linkage group LG5, ddMerAnnu1.2, whole genome shotgun sequence, a single genomic region encodes these proteins:
- the LOC126682651 gene encoding floral homeotic protein AGAMOUS isoform X1: protein MFRSASMAYQGDSREDSPQRKLGRGKIEIKRIENTTNRQVTFCKRRNGLLKKAYELSVLCDAEVALIVFSSRGRLYEYANNSVKTTIDRYKKASSDTSNTGTVAEVNAQFYQQEAAKLRVQIGNLQNSNRHMLGESLGALSVKELKSLEIRLEKGISRIRSKKNELLFAEIEYMQKREIDLHNNNQLLRSKIAENERKQQSMNLMPGGGSFDIMQQQQYDNRNYFQVNALQPTNHYPHQDQMPLQLV, encoded by the exons ATGTTCAGATCAGCTTCCATGGCGTACCAAGGCGATTCGAGGGAGGATTCACCTCAGAGGAAATTGGGGAGGGGAAAGATCGAGATCAAGCGGATCGAAAACACGACGAATCGTCAAGTTACTTTCTGCAAAAGAAGAAATGGTTTGCTTAAAAAAGCTTATGAATTGTCTGTTCTTTGTGATGCTGAAGTTGCTCTCATCGTCTTCTCTAGCCGCGGCCGTCTCTACGAGTATGCTAACAACAG TGTTAAAACAACAATAGATAGGTACAAAAAGGCATCCTCGGACACATCAAATACTGGAACTGTTGCTGAAGTCAATGCTCAG TTCTATCAGCAAGAAGCAGCCAAGCTGCGTGTGCAAATTGGCAATTTGCAGAATTCGAACAG GCATATGCTGGGTGAGTCGCTAGGAGCCTTGAGTGTTAAGGAACTTAAGAGCTTGGAGATTCGATTAGAGAAAGGTATTAGCAGAATTCGATCCAAAAAG AACGAGCTGTTGTTTGCAGAGATTGAATATATGCAGAAAAGG GAAATCGACTTGCACAACAACAACCAGCTTCTTAGATCCAAG ATTGCTGAGAATGAAAGGAAGCAGCAGAGCATGAATTTGATGCCAGGAGGGGGTAGTTTTGACATTATGCAGCAACAACAATATGATAATAGAAACTATTTTCAAGTGAATGCATTACAACCTACTAATCACTACCCACATCAAGATCAGATGCCCCTTCAGCTAGT TTAA
- the LOC126682651 gene encoding floral homeotic protein AGAMOUS isoform X2, translated as MAYQGDSREDSPQRKLGRGKIEIKRIENTTNRQVTFCKRRNGLLKKAYELSVLCDAEVALIVFSSRGRLYEYANNSVKTTIDRYKKASSDTSNTGTVAEVNAQFYQQEAAKLRVQIGNLQNSNRHMLGESLGALSVKELKSLEIRLEKGISRIRSKKNELLFAEIEYMQKREIDLHNNNQLLRSKIAENERKQQSMNLMPGGGSFDIMQQQQYDNRNYFQVNALQPTNHYPHQDQMPLQLV; from the exons ATGGCGTACCAAGGCGATTCGAGGGAGGATTCACCTCAGAGGAAATTGGGGAGGGGAAAGATCGAGATCAAGCGGATCGAAAACACGACGAATCGTCAAGTTACTTTCTGCAAAAGAAGAAATGGTTTGCTTAAAAAAGCTTATGAATTGTCTGTTCTTTGTGATGCTGAAGTTGCTCTCATCGTCTTCTCTAGCCGCGGCCGTCTCTACGAGTATGCTAACAACAG TGTTAAAACAACAATAGATAGGTACAAAAAGGCATCCTCGGACACATCAAATACTGGAACTGTTGCTGAAGTCAATGCTCAG TTCTATCAGCAAGAAGCAGCCAAGCTGCGTGTGCAAATTGGCAATTTGCAGAATTCGAACAG GCATATGCTGGGTGAGTCGCTAGGAGCCTTGAGTGTTAAGGAACTTAAGAGCTTGGAGATTCGATTAGAGAAAGGTATTAGCAGAATTCGATCCAAAAAG AACGAGCTGTTGTTTGCAGAGATTGAATATATGCAGAAAAGG GAAATCGACTTGCACAACAACAACCAGCTTCTTAGATCCAAG ATTGCTGAGAATGAAAGGAAGCAGCAGAGCATGAATTTGATGCCAGGAGGGGGTAGTTTTGACATTATGCAGCAACAACAATATGATAATAGAAACTATTTTCAAGTGAATGCATTACAACCTACTAATCACTACCCACATCAAGATCAGATGCCCCTTCAGCTAGT TTAA